The Daucus carota subsp. sativus chromosome 2, DH1 v3.0, whole genome shotgun sequence genome includes a window with the following:
- the LOC108208058 gene encoding uncharacterized protein At1g66480 codes for MGNTLGGKKTTKIMKINGETFKLKTPVEAGEVTKDYPGFVLLESESVKHFGIRAKPLGDHQQLKAKRLYFLVELPKFPHEEQAPIIRKVRSGIVMSAKDRLDSLVLARRSVSDLSLLRPKSNFSVEDGQGSSGINGSRTKIKMKLPKADVEKLMRESKNETEAAEKIMQLYLSTRSDDNKVCDHGRVHRMDGAQGRISRERRVGFMPINEGEIQVA; via the exons ATGGGTAACACCTTAGGAGGGAAGAAAACAACAAAGATAATGAAGATCAACGGCGAAACATTCAAGTTAAAAACTCCGGTTGAGGCCGGTGAAGTGACCAAAGATTACCCAGGTTTCGTCTTGTTAGAATCGGAATCAGTTAAGCATTTCGGAATCCGCGCTAAACCCCTAGGAGACCACCAACAACTTAAAGCTAAAAGGCTTTATTTTCTAGTAGAGCTTCCAAAGTTTCCTCACGAAGAACAAGCACCTATTATAAGAAAGGTGAGGTCCGGGATTGTGATGAGTGCTAAAGACCGGCTCGATAGCTTGGTGCTAGCTAGGCGCTCGGTGTCGGACCTTTCCTTGTTGCGACCCAAGAGCAATTTTAGTGTGGAGGATGGTCAGGGAAGCTCCGGAATAAATGGTTCGAGAACGAAGATTAAAATGAAATTACCCAAGGCAGATGTGGAGAAGTTGATGAGGGAAAGTAAAAATGAGACTGAGGCTGCTGAGAAGATCATGCAACTTTATTTGAGTACTCGTTCGGATGATAACAAAGTTTGTGATCACGGGCGAGTGCATAGGATGGACGGTGCTCAAGGGAGGATCAGCCGTGAG AGACGAGTGGGTTTCATGCCTATCAACGAGGGCGAGATTCAAGTGGCATGA
- the LOC108206313 gene encoding U-box domain-containing protein 10 produces the protein MANTNAESLLCLVKDVTRISAAGYDGPFKKDCVDLSRRIVLLSHLFEELRHFSGESRPSDNLASSSTSSCCCLSEFTVVLEAAKTLLSSAASFDINISPEGVAKKISFQFQCLTWQLQTALRNLSFDQFDISEELQEQVDLVREQLRRATERYGGPVTSYVLSRSFSLPVDHKVTKKLERAVTGNSLKGHDQGQMIHSLESRTHTSVVSGLSALDNPDDDNIDSLATKGSVENKKLIPPDDFLCPISLELMRDPVIVSTGQTYERYCIQRWIDCGNKTCPKTQQKLHHLTLTPNFALRSLISLWCIKHNVDQPTALATGRMKRSDGTFCDVSGKVADILALVRKLSSHLTDECRAAVTEIRTLSKRSSGNRILIGEAGAIPILVKLLVSEDNITQKNAVTSILNLSLYQSNKGRIMLAGAVPYIIQVLRAGSMESKENAAATLFSLSLGDENKIIIGASDAIPALVELLESGSTRGKKDAATALFNLCIYHGNKGRAVRAGIIAVLSNMLKDTSSCMVDEALTILSVLASHQEGKVSIIKTITISVLIDHLRTGVPRNKENVASILLALCKRDPENLSCISRLGAVIPLSELVRSGTDRAKRKATTLLDHLQKLKQL, from the exons ATGGCCAACACAAATGCTGAATCACTCCTCTGTCTTGTTAAGGATGTCACAAGAATCTCTGCCGCAGGCTATGATGGTCCTTTCAAGAAAGATTGCGTCGACCTCTCCCGTAGGATTGTTTTGCTGTCTCATTTGTTCGAGGAACTCAGACATTTCAGCGGAGAATCCAGGCCGTCAGATAATCTGgcttcttcttcaacttcttcttgttgttGTTTGTCTGAATTTACTGTAGTTCTTGAGGCTGCAAAGACATTGCTTTCTTCTGCCGCTAGTTTTGATATCAATATCTCCCCA GAAGGAGTTGCAAAGAAGATCTCCTTTCAGTTTCAGTGCTTGACATGGCAATTGCAGACAGCATTGAGAAACTTGtcatttgatcaatttgacatCTCAGAAGAATTACAAGAACAG GTTGATTTGGTAAGAGAACAACTGAGAAGAGCCACAGAAAGATATGGCGGTCCCGTAACTTCATATGTATTATCTCGCTCCTTCTCCCTGCCAGTGGATCACAAAGTTACTAAAAAGTTGGAAAGGGCTGTAACTGGTAATTCTTTGAAAGGCCATGACCAAGGCCAGATGATTCATAGCTTAGAAAGCAGGACACATACTTCTGTAGTTTCAGGTCTCTCTGCACTTGATAATCCTGATGATGACAATATAGATAGCTTAGCTACAAAGGGCTCGGTGGAAAACAAGAAGCTCATTCCTCCAGATGATTTTCTTTGCCCGATATCTCTTGAATTGATGAGAGATCCTGTTATTGTTTCCACAGGACAG ACATACGAGAGATATTGCATACAGAGATGGATAGATTGTGGCAACAAGACATGTCCAAAAACCCAACAGAAACTTCACCATTTGACCCTTACCCCAAATTTTGCGCTAAGAAGTCTTATTTCTCTGTGGTGTATAAAGCACAATGTTGATCAACCAACAGCCCTAGCAACTGGAAGGATGAAAAGAAGTGATGGAACATTTTGTGATGTTAGTGGAAAAGTTGCAGACATTTTGGCTTTAGTTCGCAAGCTCTCAAGCCATTTAACTGACGAATGCAGGGCAGCTGTGACTGAAATTCGAACACTATCCAAACGAAGCAGTGGCAATAGGATTTTAATAGGAGAGGCAGGAGCTATACCGATTCTTGTCAAATTATTGGTTTCTGAAGACAACATAACACAAAAAAATGCAGTCACGTCGATACTAAACCTCTCACTCTATCAGAGTAACAAGGGGCGCATAATGCTGGCAGGCGCTGTTCCTTATATTATTCAAGTCCTCAGAGCTGGAAGCATGGAATCCAAAGAAAACGCAGCAGCAACTCTTTTTAGCTTGTCACTTGgtgatgaaaataaaataattatcggTGCATCTGATGCAATACCAGCTTTGGTGGAATTGCTAGAGAGTGGAAGCACGAGAGGAAAGAAAGATGCTGCAACAGCCTTGTTTAACTTGTGTATATATCACGGAAACAAAGGCCGGGCAGTCAGAGCTGGGATCATTGCAGTATTGTCTAATATGCTCAAGGATACAAGCAGCTGTATGGTAGATGAAGCACTGACTATACTTTCTGTTCTTGCTAGCCACCAAGAGGGCAAAGTTTCtattataaaaacaatcacCATTTCTGTGCTGATAGATCATTTAAGAACAGGTGTGCCACGGAACAAAGAGAATGTAGCTTCTATTTTACTTGCATTGTGCAAGAGAGATCCTGAAAACTTGTCTTGCATAAGTAGGCTGGGTGCAGTCATACCCCTGTCGGAGCTTGTAAGAAGTGGCACAGACAGGGCCAAGCGGAAGGCTACCACATTATTAGATCATCTTCAGAAGTTGAAACAACTCTGA
- the LOC108208100 gene encoding transcription factor MYB3 — protein sequence MRKPSRVRRLTSNKAGAWSEEKLQSKMVVAEEAGQNGKGWSHSSSHQPPGEPGSKKSCRLRSMRNDTRPELERENFGEDEEDLIIKLHALLGNRWSLIAGRLPGRTDKEVENYWNSHLKGELVSSGIDPDNHRIHHTLPRSKNKNQIPVISSSDDSSTCATSAVSKPLKYQDQSYKMHHLSNGTDNLELSFTCDTKAPDLCAELPIINLKPHAGPQEKK from the exons atgagaaaacCATCTCGTGTGAGAAGACTGACaagtaacaaagctggagcctGGTCCGAGGAGAAATTACAGAGTAAGATGGTTGTGGCAGAAGAGGCAGGCCAAAACGGAAAAGGCTGGAGCCACTCATCATCTCATCAGCCCCCTG GCGAACCTGGCAGCAAAAAAAGCTGCAGACTAAGGTCGATGAGAAATGATACAAGGCCAGAGCTGGAGAGGGAAAACTTTGGCGAAGATGAAGAAGACCTCATCATCAAGCTTCACGCGCTCCTGGGAAATAG GTGGTCGTTGATTGCTGGAAGGTTGCCCGGTCGAACTGATAAGGAAGTGGAAAACTACTGGAATTCGCACCTGAAGGGAGAGCTTGTAAGCTCGGGAATAGATCCAGATAACCATCGTATACATCACACTCTTCCGCgcagtaaaaataaaaatcaaattccGGTGATTAGTAGTTCTGATGATAGCAGCACCTGTGCAACTTCTGCAGTTTCTAAACCTCTCAAATATCAAGATCAAAGTTATAAGATGCATCATCTCTCAAATGGCACTGATAATTTAGAGTTATCTTTTACTTGTGATACGAAAGCGCCAGATCTATGCGCTGAGCTCCCGATAATCAATCTTAAACCCCATGCAGGTCCCCAGGAAAAGAAATGA
- the LOC108207684 gene encoding uncharacterized protein LOC108207684 produces MEAGNKLKEGGVGLSYPMLSRSNYTAWALKMKVYMQAHGVWEAIEPKDQNTKVEEKKDKVALAVIYQGLPEDILLSLADKKTAKEAWVALKTMCLGAERVKKAKVQTLKGEFEALQMKDNEQLDDFCIKLSGIVANIRTLGEEVKEAYVVKKLLRAVPQKFLQIASTIEQFGNLETMTVEETVGSLKAHEERLRGQSEPNSGQLLLTEDEWLKRETEGKLLLTREEWEKRTSQKNRSGGTECRKPSRREKGNRVEEVNISQTQDEEPALLMAKCEGKGDGVILLNETNTVAKLGSNEDRKDSNIWYLDNGASNHMTGLRSKFKQLDETVTGRVRFGDGSYVDIRGKGMVAFKCKNGEEKLLKEVYYIPNLCNNIISLGQLSEEGNRVVLHGLFLWVYDEHAKLIMKVKRSGNRLYKILIENSNDICLLTKQDEEAWLWHSRLGHVNFSAMVLMSKNRMARDFPVIAQPKETCTGCLMSKQVRKSFPAKTSYRAHRVLELVHGDLCV; encoded by the exons ATGGAAGCAGGAAACAAGCTGAAGGAAGGGGGTGTTGGCCTCAGTTACCCAATGTTGTCAAGAAGTAACTACACGGCCTGGGCTCTCAAAATGAAGGTTTATATGCAAGCTCACGGCGTGTGGGAAGCGATTGAACCTAAAGACCAAAACACGAAGgtggaagaaaagaaagacaaaGTTGCACTGGCCGTTATTTATCAAGGATTGCCTGAAGACATCCTACTGTCACTGGCAGATAAGAAAACAGCCAAGGAGGCGTGGGTAGCCTTGAAGACGATGTGTCTTGGTGCAGAGCGTGTCAAGAAAGCAAAGGTGCAAACTCTTAAAGGAGAATTTGAAGCATTGCAGATGAAAGACAACGAGCAGTTGGATGATTTCTGTATAAAGTTAAGTGGAATCGTGGCCAATATCAGAACTCTGGGAGAAGAGGTTAAGGAAGCATATGTGGTAAAGAAGTTGTTAAGGGCTGTTCCTCAAAAATTTCTCCAAATTGCCTCAACGATCGAGCAGTTTGGGAACTTAGAGACTATGACGGTGGAAGAAACAGTGGGTTCACTCAAGGCTCATGAGGAACGTTTGCGAGGACAGTCTGAGCCTAACAGTGGACAATTGTTACTTACAGAGGATGAATGGTTGAAGAGAGAGACTGAAGGAAAGCTATTACTCACAAGGGAAGAATGGGAGAAACGAACGAGTCAAAAAAATCGGAGTGGTGGCA CTGAGTGTAGAAAGCCATCACGACGAGAGAAAGGAAACAGAGTTGAAGAAGTAAACATTTCACAGACACAAGACGAAGAACCAGCACTATTAATGGCAAAGTGCGAGGGTAAAGGGGACGGTGTCATACTGCTAAACGAAACAAACACTGTGGCAAAGTTGGGTTCGAATGAAGACAGGAAGGATTCAAACATTTGGTACTTGGATAATGGAGCAAGTAATCACATGACGGGTCTGCGTTCTAAGTTTAAGCAGCTTGATGAAACAGTGACAGGACGTGTACGTTTTGGCGATGGGTCATACGTTGATATACGAGGCAAAGGAATGGTGGCTTTCAAGTGCAAAAACGGGGAGGAAAAGCTTCTGAAAGAGGTATACTATATTCCAAATCTCTGCAATAATATTATAAGCTTGGGCCAATTATCCGAGGAAGGGAATAGAGTTGTATTACATGGTCTTTTTCTCTGGGTATATGATGAACATGCAAAACTTATCATGAAAGTGAAGAGGTCTGGGAATAGACTATATAAAATCCTTATCGAAAACAGTAATGATATATGTCTGTTAACTAAACAAGATGAAGAAGCATGGCTATGGCATTCCCGTTTAGGACATGTTAATTTTTCAGCAATGGTTTTGATGTCAAAAAACAGAATGGCACGAGATTTTCCTGTTATTGCTCAACCAAAGGAGACATGCACAGGTTGCTTGATGTCAAAGCAAGTTAGAAAGTCGTTCCCTGCTAAGACAAGTTACAGAGCACACCGAGTGCTGGAACTGGTTCACGGTGACTTATGTGtgtga